CGCCCTGGCGGAAGCGCCTCAGGCCTTCCAGGTCGCCTGCGCCTGCGACAGCACCGTGTTGCCCTTCTGCGTCTCGGCGCGAACGATGCCCTTGCCGGGGGCGGTGATCCAGATCTTGGTGATGATGTCGTCCTCGTACATGACGCGATCGGCGAAGCGGGCGGAGAACGACTGGAAGCGCGTCGGGTCGTTGCCGCACACCGAGCCGAGGATGGCGCGGCCGACGATGCCGTACGTGCAGAGACCGTGCAGGAACGGCGCCTCGAAGCCGAAATTCTGCGCGAACTCGGGATCGATGTGCATCGGGTTCAGGTCGCCGGAGAGGCGGTAGATCGCGCCCTGCTGCGGCAGCACGTGGTCGGTGATGACCTGATCGGGCTGGCGGTCGGGCGGCTCGTTGACGCCCTCGGTCGACGGGCCGCGCTCGCCGCCGAAGCCGCCGGCGCCGCGGATGAACAGCGTCGCGGTCGTCGTCGCCAACGGCCCCTTGGCGTCCTGGATCACCCCCTCGGTCTCGACCACGGCGGCCTTCCCCTTGTCCCACACCGCCTTCACCTTGCCGATCACCTGCACCTTGTCCTCGGCCGGGAGCTCGCGGTGG
The genomic region above belongs to bacterium and contains:
- a CDS encoding MaoC family dehydratase N-terminal domain-containing protein, whose product is MEKISDKIVGLTFDPLDFQWSSRDVILYALGVGATPQRDLEYVYENKGPRVLPTYAVIPGMLSMGGLMGKVEINLGMLLHGEQGIVLHRELPAEDKVQVIGKVKAVWDKGKAAVVETEGVIQDAKGPLATTTATLFIRGAGGFGGERGPSTEGVNEPPDRQPDQVITDHVLPQQGAIYRLSGDLNPMHIDPEFAQNFGFEAPFLHGLCTYGIVGRAILGSVCGNDPTRFQSFSARFADRVMYEDDIITKIWITAPGKGIVRAETQKGNTVLSQAQATWKA